The genomic segment TTAGAGAAAGAACAAGTCAAGCTTCAAAATGATATTGCTCGTTTAGAAAGTAGGAAAGAAATGATATCCGAAAGTCGAGGCACTAATGCAATAACTTTGTTACTAGAGTCTGGTTTAGAAGGTATACATGGTCCTGTAGCTAATTTAGGTGAAGTGGAAGATCGTTATAGGATTGCTCTTGAAGTAGCGGCTGGAGCCAGGCTTGGGCAGGTTGTTGTAGATAGCGATCAAATTGCTGCAAAATCAATTGATCTTTTAAAACGAAAAAGAGCTGGAAGATTGACTTTTTTACCTCTTAATAAGATTTTAAAAAACTCTCAAAGTAGGTCTGATGTATTCCAGAGATCTGTTCACACTAATTTCAATAAAAGTACTGGATTAATTGGCAAAGCTATTGATTTGATTCAATATGATTCAATATATAAAAATGTTTTTTTGTATGTATTTGGTGAAACAATTGTTTTTAGTGACTTGTCATCAGCACGTGATCAAATTGGTATAAAAAGAGCTGTTACTTTAGAAGGTGAACTACTTGAGAAGAGTGGAGCGATGACTGGTGGAAGTTTAAATAACAGAGCCTTGGGTTTAAGTTTTGGAAGAGTAAAAGATAATGATGATTGTGATCTTTTGAAGAATCGATTATTAGAAATTGGTGAGACTCTCACTAATTGTCAAAAGAACGAAAATCAACTCATAAATAAGCTAGACAATCTTAGATCTCAGCTAAGTAAATTAGAACAAGAGAAAGCTGCACTTGATGCTGAAAGAGTAACTTCTAAAAGATCAAATTCACCGTTATTAGAACGCCAAAGCCATCGCTCAAAAAGAATTAGCGATCTTCAAAAATCTAAAAAAGAAAAACTATGTCAATTAGAATCTATTAATTTGATTATTAAACCTTTAGAGGTCATTTTATTAGAAATTGAGAAGGAAGAGAAAACAATAGATAAATCAAGTGACTCATCTGTTTGGTCTAAATTGCAAAATGATTTAGAAGAGGCTGATAAAAATCTTCTTTCTTTTAGGAATAAAAGAGATGAGATTTCAAATAAGCAATCTCAAAATAAGCTTGCAATTGATCGATTAAATGATCAAGAAACTGCTTTAATAAGCGAAGAAAAACGATTAAAGGATTCCATAGATACGCTTGCTTCTTCTCATATCGCTTGGCGTGAGCAAAGCAAACTACTTAATACAAATCGGCAAGATTTGATCAATCAACAAAAAGATTTAGAAACTCGCTTTGGGGAACAACGAAGAGAAAGAGATTGTGTGGAAGCAGATGTAGCTAAAAAAAGATTGAATTTACAAGAAATGCAATGGAGTCTCCAACGTTTAATGGAAGATCAAAAAAACATGAAGGAAGAGATACGAATGGAAACTATTCGATGTACTGAATTAGAGAGGAAGCTTCCTAATCCTAGGCCTTTGATTTCAGATGAAATAAGAGATAATGGTTTGGATGATTTACTTTCTAAATTGGAAGATTTACAGAAAAGAATGGAGGAATTGGAACCTGTCAATATGCTTGCATTGGAAGAGTTGGCTAAATTAGAAGAGAGACTGAATGAACTTGAAAATAGACTTCAGGTTCTAACTGATGAAAGATCGGAGTTATTACTTCGAATAGAGACAGTTGCAACGTTAAGAGAGGAGGCCTTTATGGAGGCTTTTAAGGCGGTTGATGTACATTTTCGTGAAATCTTTGCAAGTCTTTCTGAAGGAGATGGACATTTGCAGCTTGAAAATCCTGAGGAGCCTTTGGAGGGTGGCTTGACTTTGGTTGCTCATCCAAAAGGTAAGCCTGTAAGACGGCTTGCGGCTATGTCAGGTGGAGAAAAATCTTTAACAGCTTTGAGTTTTCTTT from the Prochlorococcus marinus str. NATL2A genome contains:
- the smc gene encoding chromosome segregation protein SMC — protein: MVHINHVDLSHFKSFGGSMSIPLEDGFTVVTGPNGSGKSNILDGVLFCLGLANSRGMRADRLPDLVNSGVLKAGKSSETKVTVKFDLTDWKPDEAEEGIEPTEEGPWIKHDQKEWTVSRRLKVMPGGSYASTYSADGETCNLQQLQTQLRRLRIDPEGSNVVMQGDVTRIVSMSNKDRRGLIDELAGVALFDTRIDQTRAKLDDVYERQERCRIVEQELILSKQRLQKDCEKASLYKDLKNQLLIGRQQELVLSYEKAKKGLEKLDIDHQELLKKEKIDSEKLLNHENDLSKCIEKLNILQKNVKELGEDQLLEVQGKLAGIESQHRELERQGLNHKNEGEKLQESRNNLLQKKKDYQTDLQSKLNEINPEELEEADLRCKEAEAWVESSRRKLSDVAGRSGAWIEKHQKARDELNKIRLELDPKRLEKQNIEESLLQLNVILKELETDQKADQSSNEKVHIEISNLNKKWDSILDLLSVKKEEFQVLVSEKDIQERTKYRLEKEQVKLQNDIARLESRKEMISESRGTNAITLLLESGLEGIHGPVANLGEVEDRYRIALEVAAGARLGQVVVDSDQIAAKSIDLLKRKRAGRLTFLPLNKILKNSQSRSDVFQRSVHTNFNKSTGLIGKAIDLIQYDSIYKNVFLYVFGETIVFSDLSSARDQIGIKRAVTLEGELLEKSGAMTGGSLNNRALGLSFGRVKDNDDCDLLKNRLLEIGETLTNCQKNENQLINKLDNLRSQLSKLEQEKAALDAERVTSKRSNSPLLERQSHRSKRISDLQKSKKEKLCQLESINLIIKPLEVILLEIEKEEKTIDKSSDSSVWSKLQNDLEEADKNLLSFRNKRDEISNKQSQNKLAIDRLNDQETALISEEKRLKDSIDTLASSHIAWREQSKLLNTNRQDLINQQKDLETRFGEQRRERDCVEADVAKKRLNLQEMQWSLQRLMEDQKNMKEEIRMETIRCTELERKLPNPRPLISDEIRDNGLDDLLSKLEDLQKRMEELEPVNMLALEELAKLEERLNELENRLQVLTDERSELLLRIETVATLREEAFMEAFKAVDVHFREIFASLSEGDGHLQLENPEEPLEGGLTLVAHPKGKPVRRLAAMSGGEKSLTALSFLFALQRFRPSPFYALDEVDSFLDGVNVERLAALIAQQAEQAQFLVVSHRRPMIGASMRTIGVTQARGNHTQVVGLPIAA